The Paenibacillus sp. MBLB1832 genome has a window encoding:
- the zapA gene encoding cell division protein ZapA, with the protein MTTEDKTRITVDIYGHQYKLKADTSTNHMKRVAELVNDQMFRIAKGYPRLDSQRIAVLAAVNMADECFRMNEILEELSNVQKEQEAIKTAYDKLTTRYQELKQEDEKNQTLLAEQNGKLQQIIEQEKQYKQENQKVKQEQEQAVHQMLQVKQQFELCKQQLEQTKQQLDQTKHQLEQAKQQLDQSKQQSTQLNQQLEQAKQQQNQSKQHIEHAKQQLEQTKQQLDQSRQQLDQEKRQHLELKQKHEQDQQQSNWLKEHGDQLQEENAQLKLQLEQVMQQLVQEKQAHHQTSQQLQAEKELLTQQHQEALSELSSQIDADIQVIHQQQQIQLELLSAQHKDELTSIKRELQDQLVSLKQKHQDELEFTKLEHESAVEILTQEHQDAIAELKAISDKLKNELETSNHEHQFELATLSEDYANELAVIKAKYQSELALMKQEHQGELLLVKQQHRTELEVAATTHQEDIDSLVLMYQEEEEAKLRRLEEEKENLQGQYQEQQMSLKEQLEEQQQAFREQLQEQLDEQKASIVQHYQGQIEDLLAQMQTERNTRTQQFEEEKERILSQARLEKEELLQMSMNDEAQQDELQAVKEEYRKLREEYAKLQVEYNEWIELVEADSPSR; encoded by the coding sequence GTGACTACGGAAGATAAAACAAGAATTACTGTTGATATATATGGACACCAATATAAGCTAAAAGCAGATACAAGCACCAATCATATGAAACGCGTAGCGGAATTAGTCAATGATCAAATGTTCCGAATTGCAAAAGGTTACCCTCGTCTTGACTCACAACGGATCGCAGTACTAGCCGCGGTGAATATGGCGGATGAGTGCTTCCGAATGAACGAAATTTTGGAAGAATTAAGCAACGTACAGAAAGAGCAAGAAGCCATCAAAACCGCCTACGACAAGCTTACAACCCGTTATCAAGAGCTAAAGCAAGAAGATGAAAAGAATCAAACCCTCCTTGCTGAACAAAACGGGAAGCTGCAGCAAATCATCGAGCAAGAAAAGCAGTACAAACAAGAAAATCAAAAAGTAAAACAAGAGCAAGAACAAGCCGTTCATCAAATGCTGCAAGTGAAACAACAGTTCGAGCTATGCAAGCAGCAATTGGAGCAAACGAAACAGCAGTTAGACCAAACCAAGCATCAATTAGAGCAAGCCAAACAGCAATTAGACCAATCCAAACAGCAATCGACACAACTCAATCAGCAGTTAGAACAAGCCAAACAACAACAAAATCAATCGAAACAGCACATAGAACATGCCAAGCAGCAATTGGAGCAAACCAAGCAACAATTAGACCAATCCAGACAGCAACTAGATCAAGAAAAGCGTCAACACTTGGAACTTAAGCAGAAGCATGAACAAGACCAACAACAATCTAACTGGCTTAAAGAACACGGGGATCAACTCCAAGAAGAGAATGCCCAGCTCAAACTTCAGTTAGAACAAGTCATGCAACAGCTTGTCCAAGAAAAACAAGCTCACCATCAAACATCCCAACAACTACAAGCAGAGAAGGAATTGCTAACTCAGCAGCATCAAGAAGCATTATCGGAGCTTTCATCACAAATCGATGCAGATATTCAAGTCATACATCAACAACAGCAAATACAATTAGAGTTGTTATCTGCGCAGCACAAAGATGAACTTACAAGTATTAAACGTGAGCTTCAAGATCAGCTCGTTTCGTTAAAACAAAAACATCAAGATGAATTAGAATTCACCAAATTGGAGCATGAATCTGCAGTAGAAATCCTAACGCAAGAGCATCAAGATGCGATTGCAGAATTGAAAGCAATTTCTGATAAACTCAAGAATGAGCTAGAAACATCCAATCATGAACATCAGTTCGAGCTAGCTACTCTCTCGGAGGATTACGCCAATGAACTGGCTGTGATCAAGGCAAAGTATCAGAGCGAACTAGCGCTCATGAAGCAAGAACATCAAGGGGAACTTCTATTGGTGAAGCAACAACACCGAACGGAACTAGAAGTGGCAGCAACAACCCATCAGGAAGACATTGACTCTCTGGTACTGATGTATCAAGAAGAGGAAGAAGCCAAGTTAAGACGATTAGAAGAGGAAAAAGAAAACCTACAAGGTCAATATCAAGAACAGCAAATGTCCTTGAAGGAGCAATTAGAAGAACAACAACAAGCATTTAGAGAACAACTTCAGGAACAACTAGATGAACAGAAAGCATCCATCGTTCAACATTATCAAGGACAAATAGAGGATCTGCTTGCGCAAATGCAAACAGAACGAAACACTCGGACTCAGCAATTTGAGGAAGAAAAAGAACGTATTTTGTCGCAGGCTCGACTCGAAAAAGAAGAGCTGCTGCAAATGAGTATGAATGATGAAGCGCAACAGGATGAGTTGCAGGCTGTCAAAGAAGAATACAGAAAATTACGCGAAGAATATGCCAAACTGCAAGTCGAATACAATGAATGGATCGAACTTGTAGAAGCAGATAGCCCAAGCAGGTAA
- the pheT gene encoding phenylalanine--tRNA ligase subunit beta, whose translation MNVSYQWLSEYVDVTGFTAEELAEKLTRSGIEVDIVEDRNKGVSNVVVGFVKSREKHPDADKLSVCVIDAGQGEDLQIVCGAKNIDAGQKVPVAMIGAVLPGGLEIKRAKLRGVESQGMICSAKELGLNDKLLPKEIQEGILVLPEDTQVGSSILNVLAISDKVMELDLTPNRSDCLSMLGAAYEIGAILGREVKLPDAEAALKAAGTAAVKAADRISVKITATEQCTHYAARLIEGVRVGTSPLWIQNRLMAAGIRPINNIVDITNFVMLEYGQPLHAFDAEQLNNGHIDVRLAEAGEKIVTLDDVERTLEPHMLLVTDGTKPVAIAGVMGGANSEVTEGTTRILLESAKFAGSSVRRTSRQLGLRSEASLRFEKEVNPEAVLPALNRAAALIAQYASGVVADGIVEAVCGTHKPVSIELAADRVNNYLGTSLSLAEMGQILQRLHFTYEQAGEGKLLVHVPSRRGDITRDVDLIEEVARLFGYDNIPTTLMTGVTTPGSLSKEQSVRRITRNLLTQSGLHEVITYAFTNPRSNGVASDAADLQAAAAIPGLYPTAKPISLAMPMSEDRSQLRTSLLPHLLEVVSYNRNRTMDDVAIFEMGKAFITEEASLSSLPQEKLLLSMVLTGKRRQAHWAQKSESVDFYDIKGVFDRLVKYLGIKGITYTSAALEGFHPGRTAEIRLATAQGEQVIGRIGQLHPTVQQTRDLDDTYVLEVELSPILEVAGDAIVYKLLPRYPSIGRDIAVVVNASVPVGLMEQAISEVAGELLESIQVFDIYTGERLGANRKSVAIALVYRHAERTLLDEEVTELHAKVVAALEQKFEAELRK comes from the coding sequence ATGAACGTTTCATATCAATGGTTATCTGAATATGTGGATGTAACAGGCTTCACAGCCGAGGAATTAGCTGAAAAATTAACCCGAAGCGGTATCGAAGTGGATATCGTCGAGGACCGTAATAAAGGTGTATCCAACGTTGTTGTAGGTTTCGTTAAATCCCGCGAGAAGCACCCGGACGCTGACAAACTAAGCGTATGTGTGATCGATGCCGGACAAGGCGAAGACTTGCAAATCGTATGTGGTGCCAAAAATATTGACGCTGGCCAAAAGGTGCCCGTCGCGATGATCGGCGCAGTACTGCCTGGCGGTCTTGAAATCAAGCGCGCCAAGCTGCGCGGCGTAGAATCGCAAGGGATGATTTGCTCCGCGAAAGAACTCGGACTGAACGATAAATTACTGCCGAAAGAAATCCAAGAAGGCATTTTGGTATTGCCGGAAGATACGCAAGTCGGCAGCTCCATTCTTAATGTATTGGCAATCAGCGATAAAGTGATGGAGCTTGATCTGACACCGAACCGCTCCGATTGCTTGAGCATGCTAGGCGCAGCCTACGAGATCGGGGCGATCCTTGGCCGCGAAGTGAAGCTGCCTGATGCGGAAGCAGCGCTAAAAGCGGCAGGTACTGCCGCTGTTAAGGCTGCGGACCGCATCAGCGTGAAAATCACAGCGACCGAGCAGTGCACGCACTACGCGGCCCGCCTGATCGAGGGCGTGCGCGTGGGCACTTCGCCGCTGTGGATCCAGAACCGCTTGATGGCTGCGGGCATCCGCCCCATCAACAACATCGTGGACATCACGAATTTCGTGATGTTGGAATACGGCCAACCGCTTCACGCGTTCGACGCGGAGCAGCTGAATAACGGACACATCGACGTACGCCTCGCCGAAGCTGGCGAGAAAATCGTCACACTCGACGATGTGGAACGTACGTTAGAGCCGCACATGCTGCTCGTGACGGACGGCACCAAGCCTGTTGCGATCGCTGGTGTGATGGGCGGCGCCAACTCCGAAGTGACCGAAGGCACGACGCGGATTCTGCTCGAATCCGCGAAGTTCGCTGGCAGCTCTGTGCGCCGCACATCGCGCCAGTTAGGTCTTCGCTCGGAAGCGAGCCTTCGCTTCGAGAAAGAAGTGAATCCGGAGGCGGTGCTTCCGGCTCTGAACCGTGCTGCTGCGCTGATTGCGCAATACGCAAGCGGCGTTGTAGCAGACGGCATCGTGGAAGCCGTCTGCGGCACACACAAGCCAGTCAGCATCGAGCTGGCAGCTGACCGTGTGAACAACTATCTCGGCACATCCCTTTCGTTGGCCGAGATGGGTCAAATCCTGCAGCGCCTGCACTTCACATATGAGCAGGCGGGCGAAGGCAAGCTGCTCGTGCATGTGCCGAGCCGCCGCGGAGACATCACGCGGGATGTTGATTTGATCGAAGAAGTAGCGCGTCTGTTCGGCTACGATAACATCCCGACAACCTTGATGACCGGTGTTACGACGCCTGGGTCTCTGTCCAAAGAGCAATCCGTCCGCAGGATTACACGAAACCTGCTGACGCAAAGCGGACTGCATGAAGTCATCACGTATGCCTTCACGAACCCGCGTTCCAATGGCGTGGCTAGTGATGCAGCTGATCTTCAAGCTGCCGCCGCCATTCCTGGTTTATATCCAACAGCGAAGCCGATTTCACTCGCGATGCCTATGAGCGAGGATCGCAGCCAACTGCGTACAAGTCTATTGCCGCATCTATTAGAGGTTGTCAGCTACAACCGTAATCGTACAATGGATGATGTCGCCATTTTCGAGATGGGTAAAGCATTTATAACAGAGGAAGCATCTCTTTCTTCTCTGCCGCAGGAAAAGCTTCTGCTTTCCATGGTGCTGACAGGCAAACGCCGCCAAGCACATTGGGCTCAGAAGTCAGAGTCTGTTGATTTCTATGACATCAAGGGTGTTTTCGATCGTCTTGTGAAATACCTCGGGATTAAAGGAATTACGTATACATCTGCCGCGCTAGAGGGCTTCCACCCTGGACGGACAGCGGAAATTCGCCTTGCAACAGCGCAAGGTGAGCAAGTCATTGGCCGCATTGGACAATTGCATCCAACGGTTCAACAAACGCGTGATTTGGATGATACGTATGTGCTTGAAGTGGAACTTTCACCAATCCTTGAAGTTGCTGGAGATGCGATCGTGTATAAATTGCTGCCGCGATATCCGTCTATCGGACGTGATATTGCTGTCGTCGTAAATGCCAGCGTTCCAGTTGGACTTATGGAGCAAGCGATTTCCGAGGTTGCAGGCGAGTTGCTGGAGTCCATTCAAGTGTTCGATATCTACACGGGTGAACGTCTTGGAGCGAATCGCAAAAGCGTTGCGATTGCCCTCGTTTACCGTCATGCAGAGCGAACTCTTCTGGATGAAGAGGTCACTGAACTTCATGCCAAAGTTGTGGCAGCCCTTGAACAAAAATTTGAGGCAGAGTTAAGAAAATAG
- the pheS gene encoding phenylalanine--tRNA ligase subunit alpha, with protein MKERLEALKQEALQELSGVGSQQELNDLRVKYLGKKGPLTEVLRGMGALSAEERPIIGQVANDVRAAIEAVIEEKQAAYTKQETENRLRAEMIDVTLPGRPSQQGAVHPLSKVIQEIEDIFIGMGYTVAEGPEVEQDYYNFEALNLPKDHPARDMQDSFYITEEILMRTQTSPVQVRTMEKRKGEVPIKIICPGKVYRRDDDDATHSHMFTQIEGLVIDRNVRMSDLKGTLLQFVQEMYGPKTKIRLRPSFFPFTEPSVEVDVSCAMCGGDGCRTCKQTGWLEILGAGMVHPRVLEMGGYDPKEYTGFAFGMGVERIAMLKYGIEDIRHFYTNDLRFLKQFLHV; from the coding sequence ATGAAAGAGCGGTTAGAAGCTTTGAAGCAGGAAGCGCTGCAAGAGCTTAGCGGGGTTGGTAGTCAGCAAGAGCTGAACGATCTGCGAGTGAAATATTTAGGTAAAAAAGGACCATTAACCGAGGTTCTTCGCGGAATGGGCGCTTTGAGCGCGGAAGAAAGACCGATCATCGGTCAAGTTGCGAATGATGTTCGCGCGGCGATTGAAGCTGTGATTGAAGAGAAGCAAGCTGCTTATACCAAGCAAGAAACAGAGAACAGACTGCGCGCCGAAATGATCGACGTTACGTTGCCTGGTCGTCCGTCCCAGCAAGGTGCGGTGCATCCTTTGAGCAAAGTCATTCAAGAAATTGAAGACATTTTCATCGGGATGGGCTATACCGTTGCGGAAGGGCCGGAAGTCGAGCAGGATTACTATAATTTCGAAGCATTGAACTTGCCGAAGGATCACCCTGCACGCGACATGCAAGATTCTTTCTATATCACGGAAGAAATTCTTATGCGTACACAGACTTCACCTGTTCAAGTAAGAACGATGGAGAAGCGTAAAGGGGAAGTTCCGATCAAAATCATTTGCCCAGGTAAAGTGTACCGCCGCGATGATGACGATGCTACGCATTCTCACATGTTCACTCAAATTGAAGGTTTGGTTATTGACCGCAATGTGCGCATGAGCGACCTCAAAGGCACCTTGCTTCAATTCGTACAAGAAATGTACGGCCCGAAGACGAAAATCCGTCTGCGTCCTAGCTTCTTCCCATTCACTGAGCCGAGCGTTGAGGTTGACGTCAGCTGTGCGATGTGCGGCGGCGATGGCTGCCGTACGTGTAAGCAAACAGGCTGGTTGGAAATTCTAGGAGCAGGCATGGTACATCCGCGCGTTCTTGAGATGGGTGGCTACGATCCGAAAGAATACACAGGCTTCGCATTCGGGATGGGCGTTGAGCGTATCGCGATGTTGAAATACGGGATTGAAGACATTCGTCATTTCTATACCAATGATTTGCGATTCTTAAAGCAATTTTTACATGTGTAA
- a CDS encoding MarR family transcriptional regulator, with protein sequence MEDELLAYTDRFRAAFELSHRKIVQAVLSEIDSELTAPQLFMLAMISKENSPKQSQLADRMGVKPSAITVMIDRLVQSGHVIRKHHEKDRRIVLVENTEAGAAVIKQATEVQKKVIARGLSQLSPDELPVFVSAFEKFISPY encoded by the coding sequence ATGGAAGATGAATTGCTCGCTTATACAGATCGCTTCCGAGCAGCTTTTGAATTGTCGCATCGTAAAATCGTGCAAGCTGTGCTCTCCGAGATAGATTCTGAGCTAACTGCACCGCAATTGTTCATGTTGGCTATGATTTCAAAGGAAAATTCACCGAAGCAATCGCAGCTTGCTGATCGGATGGGTGTTAAACCGAGCGCGATAACGGTCATGATCGATCGACTTGTCCAGAGCGGGCATGTCATACGCAAACATCACGAGAAGGATCGACGGATTGTTTTAGTGGAGAATACCGAAGCAGGAGCTGCTGTCATTAAACAAGCTACTGAAGTCCAAAAAAAAGTCATAGCTAGAGGTCTCTCCCAGCTTTCTCCCGATGAACTGCCGGTATTCGTCAGTGCATTTGAAAAATTTATTTCTCCCTACTAA
- a CDS encoding MDR family MFS transporter → MESLQKAAPNDLSKAAAPELKNRGLLLTGLIIAMLFGALDGTIVGTAMPRIVGEFGGLGLMTWLTTAYMLTSTVVVPIAGKLADLIGRRVIYVTGLIIFIVASALCGMSQNMTELILFRGLQGLGGGIMMPMAMIIIGDLFTGKQRAKWQGVFGAIFGLSSVIGPQVGGWIVDAWNWRWVFYINLPVGVLAVILIAIALPKHVAAGKVKFDIPGIVTMIVGVVSLLLALTFGGKDYPWGSWQIISLFVLAVISLVAFVRIESKADEPILPVRLFKNRTFSTINGVGFLMAVGMFGAIMFVPLFMQGIVGISASASGTVMTPLMITMIAASVVSGQLIQKIGVRRQMFIGMLVMAVGFIMLSTMDISTTKLVASSYMVLLGLGMGLVMPILTLALQESFPKSELGVVTSSSQFFRQIGGTFGMTILGAIMNHKSTVLLEQNLEPVVKQLPAEAGELAAQMTGMIHTNPQALYSSLLVPESLAKMPKEFVEHMVPVLKDALVTSLHQVFLYGLIFVILGAILTLFVGNIKLTDRKSKKSGDDAADDNQAPAHLV, encoded by the coding sequence ATGGAATCTTTACAAAAAGCAGCACCCAACGATCTCTCCAAAGCAGCTGCACCCGAGCTCAAAAATCGCGGGCTGCTGCTCACTGGCCTCATTATCGCCATGCTGTTCGGTGCATTAGACGGAACGATCGTCGGAACAGCAATGCCGCGCATTGTCGGTGAATTTGGCGGACTCGGCTTAATGACTTGGTTGACGACAGCATACATGCTGACTTCAACAGTCGTCGTGCCAATTGCTGGTAAGTTGGCGGATTTAATTGGCCGCCGCGTCATTTATGTAACTGGACTTATTATCTTTATCGTTGCTTCCGCACTTTGCGGGATGTCTCAGAATATGACGGAACTCATTTTGTTCCGCGGCTTACAAGGTCTTGGCGGCGGTATTATGATGCCGATGGCAATGATCATTATCGGGGATTTATTCACAGGTAAACAACGTGCGAAGTGGCAAGGGGTTTTCGGCGCGATCTTCGGTCTTTCCTCTGTAATCGGACCGCAAGTCGGCGGTTGGATCGTTGATGCTTGGAACTGGCGTTGGGTGTTCTACATTAACCTTCCAGTGGGTGTTCTAGCGGTTATTCTAATCGCTATCGCCCTTCCTAAGCATGTTGCAGCTGGTAAAGTTAAGTTTGATATTCCAGGTATCGTGACAATGATCGTCGGGGTAGTGAGCTTGCTTCTTGCTCTTACGTTTGGCGGTAAAGATTATCCTTGGGGCTCTTGGCAAATTATCAGTCTCTTCGTCCTTGCGGTGATTTCTTTAGTCGCTTTCGTACGGATTGAAAGTAAGGCAGATGAGCCAATTCTTCCCGTTCGATTATTTAAAAATAGAACCTTCTCCACCATTAACGGTGTTGGTTTCTTGATGGCCGTCGGGATGTTCGGTGCGATCATGTTCGTGCCTCTCTTCATGCAAGGTATCGTGGGCATCAGTGCATCTGCCTCTGGTACGGTTATGACACCGCTTATGATTACGATGATTGCTGCCAGTGTAGTTTCGGGTCAGCTCATTCAGAAGATCGGTGTTCGCCGCCAAATGTTTATCGGCATGCTTGTGATGGCAGTCGGCTTCATCATGCTAAGCACGATGGACATTTCAACGACGAAGCTTGTCGCTTCAAGCTACATGGTTCTTCTCGGTTTAGGTATGGGACTTGTCATGCCGATCCTCACACTGGCACTGCAAGAAAGCTTCCCGAAATCCGAGCTTGGCGTCGTTACATCGTCCAGCCAATTCTTCCGTCAAATCGGGGGTACGTTCGGAATGACGATTCTTGGTGCGATCATGAACCACAAATCAACAGTTCTGCTTGAACAAAATCTGGAACCCGTTGTGAAGCAGCTTCCCGCGGAAGCAGGCGAGCTCGCTGCGCAAATGACAGGCATGATTCATACGAATCCGCAAGCTCTGTACTCGTCTCTGTTAGTCCCAGAATCACTAGCTAAGATGCCAAAAGAGTTTGTAGAGCATATGGTTCCTGTCTTGAAGGATGCGCTCGTGACTTCCCTTCATCAAGTGTTCCTTTATGGCTTAATTTTCGTAATCTTAGGCGCGATTCTTACGCTCTTCGTGGGCAACATCAAGCTGACCGATCGGAAATCGAAGAAGTCCGGGGATGACGCGGCAGATGACAACCAAGCTCCAGCTCATCTTGTGTAA
- the lepB gene encoding signal peptidase I encodes MIKKVGVALLKEWVPTIGFALIIAIVINTYVAQAMTVPTGSMLPTIQLKDELIVEKMKPFTDYEFGDIVVFWPPIDGNEDRYVKRLIGLPGDTIEIRNGALYRNGAKVDEPYIQAPMTYTFHQVTVPEGNYFFLGDNRNDSYDSHLWPKTPFVAEKDIIGKAVFRILPLSAIGTID; translated from the coding sequence TTGATTAAAAAGGTTGGAGTAGCGCTCCTGAAAGAATGGGTGCCCACGATCGGATTCGCTCTGATTATCGCGATTGTGATTAATACCTATGTGGCGCAAGCGATGACGGTTCCTACGGGATCTATGCTGCCCACCATTCAATTGAAGGACGAGTTGATTGTGGAGAAAATGAAGCCGTTCACCGACTATGAATTTGGCGATATCGTTGTTTTCTGGCCACCGATTGACGGTAACGAGGATCGCTATGTGAAACGCCTCATTGGTCTTCCTGGGGATACCATTGAAATTAGGAACGGTGCCCTTTATCGGAATGGTGCCAAAGTGGATGAGCCTTATATCCAAGCTCCAATGACATATACGTTTCATCAGGTGACAGTACCAGAAGGGAACTACTTCTTCCTTGGAGACAACCGCAATGACAGCTATGATTCTCATTTGTGGCCGAAGACCCCATTTGTCGCGGAAAAAGATATTATCGGCAAAGCCGTGTTTCGAATCTTACCATTAAGTGCGATTGGAACGATTGACTAA
- a CDS encoding aldo/keto reductase: protein MKYRRLGKTDLKVSIVGVGTWQFGGEWGLTYTQEEADAILDQAADLGINLIDTAECYGDHLSESLIGNYLSRRDRDKWVVATKFGHHFHDLFTRTDEFSADAVIKQLDASLKALHTDYIDLYQFHSGPDSVFDNDELWTTLDKQVQAGKIRHLGTSIGSNANIHQTAASTKVNAKAIQVVYNRLDRAPEEIVFPSCVEQDLGVLARVPLASGYLSGKYKPGAVFSNTDVRHRHDAEAVRQKLEDVQRIQQNEVPEGMDMAKWALAWCLKHDAVTSVIPGCKNPEQVIANAAATELISDNHPQAWKG, encoded by the coding sequence ATGAAATATCGTAGACTTGGTAAGACCGATCTGAAAGTTTCCATCGTTGGCGTTGGCACATGGCAATTCGGCGGCGAATGGGGACTCACGTATACACAAGAGGAAGCTGACGCGATTCTGGATCAAGCCGCAGACCTCGGAATTAACCTCATCGATACCGCAGAATGCTATGGCGATCATTTATCCGAATCGCTCATTGGCAATTATTTATCCCGCCGCGACCGCGACAAATGGGTAGTTGCCACAAAATTCGGGCATCATTTCCACGATTTATTTACACGGACCGATGAATTTAGTGCAGACGCTGTGATTAAGCAATTAGATGCATCTTTGAAAGCTTTACATACGGACTACATTGACTTATACCAATTCCATTCAGGTCCCGATAGCGTATTCGATAACGATGAACTCTGGACGACGCTGGATAAACAAGTGCAGGCCGGCAAAATCCGTCACCTCGGCACGTCCATTGGCAGCAACGCCAACATTCATCAGACAGCCGCTTCGACCAAAGTGAATGCGAAAGCGATTCAGGTCGTTTATAATCGTCTTGATCGCGCGCCAGAAGAAATCGTTTTCCCTTCCTGTGTGGAGCAGGATCTTGGTGTACTGGCTCGTGTACCGCTGGCGAGTGGTTATTTGAGCGGGAAGTATAAGCCTGGCGCTGTATTCAGCAACACCGATGTGCGCCATCGTCACGATGCGGAAGCTGTCCGTCAGAAGCTTGAAGACGTGCAGCGCATCCAGCAAAATGAAGTGCCTGAGGGCATGGACATGGCCAAATGGGCGCTGGCTTGGTGCTTGAAGCACGACGCCGTGACATCCGTCATTCCTGGCTGCAAAAACCCAGAGCAAGTCATCGCGAACGCAGCTGCGACTGAACTGATTAGCGACAATCACCCACAAGCTTGGAAAGGCTAG
- the glsA gene encoding glutaminase A: MSHQQHDNTWRLLQDHLDEWVNLSKAHTSEGHVASYIPELANASPDILGICIMDSEGNTKVSGDSDFPFTLQSISKVFTLILALMDNGEEIVFSKVGMEPTGDDFNSMLKLELVEPGIPFNPLINAGAIAISSLIKGNTTDEQIDRILHFFQHIADNPSLSINQHVFRSESDTAHRNRSLAYFLKDNGVLDGEVDDVLRVYFSHCSVEVTCTDLARMALVLAHNGVDPIRKRRLIPRRFVQIAKTFMFTCGMYNASGEFAMNVGLPAKSGVSGSILTMVPGQYGIGLVGPALNRKGNSTAGVHLLGILSQEFDWSLF; the protein is encoded by the coding sequence ATGAGTCACCAACAGCACGACAACACCTGGAGGCTGCTTCAAGATCACCTTGATGAATGGGTTAACTTGAGCAAAGCCCATACCTCAGAAGGCCATGTGGCTTCCTATATTCCTGAATTAGCGAACGCCTCTCCCGACATTCTCGGAATTTGTATCATGGATAGTGAGGGAAATACAAAGGTTTCCGGAGACTCTGACTTTCCCTTCACACTGCAAAGCATCTCAAAAGTGTTCACACTGATTCTGGCGCTGATGGATAATGGCGAAGAGATCGTATTCTCGAAAGTGGGCATGGAGCCGACTGGCGACGACTTCAACTCGATGCTCAAGCTTGAGCTCGTCGAGCCTGGCATCCCGTTCAATCCTTTGATTAATGCAGGCGCTATCGCCATCTCCTCGCTAATTAAGGGAAATACCACGGATGAACAAATAGATCGCATCCTGCATTTCTTCCAACATATTGCGGATAATCCTAGCTTGTCTATTAATCAGCATGTGTTCCGATCCGAGTCTGACACAGCGCACCGCAATCGCTCGTTGGCGTACTTCCTCAAGGATAATGGCGTCCTGGATGGCGAGGTGGACGATGTTCTTCGGGTCTACTTCAGTCACTGCTCCGTTGAAGTGACCTGTACAGACCTCGCCAGAATGGCTCTCGTACTCGCACATAACGGGGTCGATCCCATTCGCAAGCGGCGTCTGATTCCGCGGCGCTTCGTGCAGATCGCCAAGACCTTCATGTTTACCTGCGGAATGTACAATGCCTCTGGTGAATTTGCCATGAACGTCGGTTTGCCCGCCAAGAGCGGCGTGTCTGGCTCGATCCTGACCATGGTGCCAGGCCAATATGGCATCGGGTTAGTAGGGCCCGCATTAAATCGCAAGGGCAATAGTACTGCGGGTGTTCACCTGCTGGGCATCCTCTCGCAGGAGTTTGATTGGAGTCTGTTCTAG